From the Brachyhypopomus gauderio isolate BG-103 chromosome 5, BGAUD_0.2, whole genome shotgun sequence genome, one window contains:
- the bik gene encoding bcl-2-interacting killer has product MEDQIEETSSERFPQAGPSEGENQTVSNTDMRRAVQLIGHRLALIGDELDSRWREKLPNQWPRWPNPNMLTCRVLNGRIIGRIWWSKVKPVVQASWLVPRLHTQNWISLVYNSWFPNWSCRTKCCLASAVLLVTVAVFTAYQETS; this is encoded by the exons ATGGAGGACCAAATCGAGGAAACAAGCAGTGAACGTTTTCCCCAGGCTGGACCTAGTGAGGGGGAAAATCAAACCGTCTCCAACACTGACATGAG GAGAGCTGTCCAGCTCATCGGACATCGACTGGCTCTAATTGGAGATGAACTGGACAGCAGGTGGCGTGAGAAACTCCCCAATCAGTGGCCAAGATGGCCAAACCCCAACATGCTGACCTGCAGAGTTCTGAATGG GAGAATTATTGGTAGAATCTGGTGGTCTAAGGTCAAGCCAGTGGTGCAGGCATCCTGGTTGGTTCCACGTCTGCACACTCAGAACTGGATCAGCCTG GTCTACAACTCGTGGTTTCCTAACTGGTCCTGCAGGACCAAATGCTGTCTGGCTTCTGCTGTGCTGCTGGTCACTGTGGCGGTCTTTACTGCATATCAGGAAACGTCTTGA
- the mcat gene encoding malonyl-CoA-acyl carrier protein transacylase, mitochondrial, whose protein sequence is MSLGGVVRFRAVARSFYSKGAVFNSRKVRDFAQKSAQTPYSTYGATGDPEGARPTPRRPPNKVSVFLFPGQGSQFVGMGRGMLRYRNVKEMFAVAQKVLGYDLLSLCLNGPELDLMKTVHCQPAVFVTSLAAVERLNHENPAAIESCVAAAGFSVGEFAALVFSGAMDFAEALFAVKVRAEAMQKASDQTPSGMLSVVGRAQANYKHACLQAREHCLTLGIENPVCSIANYLFPDGRVIAGHREALDFLQKNSRQLHFVRTRLLPVSGAFHTSLMEPAVEPLRDVLRQLRVRRPEVAVHSNVDGERYGHEGHVRRQLARQLVSPVKWEQTLHEIYERARGLGFPHTYELGPGRQLGATLQKCNMKAFQSYTHVDVALPEDGQGDE, encoded by the exons ATGAGTTTGGGCGGTGTCGTCCGTTTTAGGGCTGTAGCCCGCTCGTTTTACAGTAAGGGTGCTGTCTTCAATTCCAGAAAAGTGCGTGACTTTGCTCAGAAATCAGCCCAGACCCCTTACAGCACGTATGGAGCGACAGGAGACCCGGAGGGTGCACGACCGACACCACGGAGACCCCCGAACAAAGTGTCCGTCTTTCTCTTCCCTGGGCAAGGCAGTCAGTTCGTGGGCATGGGCAGGGGGATGTTGAGGTACCGCAACGTCAAGGAAATGTTCGCGGTAGCTCAAAAAGTGCTTGGCTACGACCTGTTGTCCCTGTGCCTAAATGGACCTGAACTTGATCTGATGAAGACGGTCCACTGCCAGCCCGCTGTGTTCGTTACATCTTTGGCTGCTGTGGAGAGACTGAACCACGAGAATCCTGCT GCAATAGAGAGCTGTGTTGCTGCCGCTGGCTTCAGTGTGGGCGAGTTTGCAGCTTTGGTGTTCTCTGGTGCAATGGACTTTGCTGAGG CCCTTTTTGCAGTGAAAGTCAGAGCTGAGGCAATGCAAAAAGCCTCTGATCAAACCCCAAGTGGAATGTTGTCTGTCGTCGGTAGAGCTCAGGCCAATTACAAGCACGCCTGCCTCCAAGCTAGAGAGCACTGCCTAACTCTGGGTATAGAGAACCCTGTCTGCTCCATTGCAAACTACCTGTTTCCCGACGGGAGAGTCATTGCTGGCCATCGGGAG GCGCTGGACTTCCTCCAGAAGAACTCCAGGCAGCTGCACTTTGTGCGGACACGGCTACTGCCCGTCAGCGGGGCCTTTCACACGTCTCTGATGGAGCCGGCCGTGGAGCCCCTGCGTGACGTCCTGAGGCAGCTGCGTGTGCGACGGCCGGAGGTCGCCGTGCACTCCAACGTGGACGGCGAGCGCTACGGCCACGAGGGCCACGTTCGCCGACAGCTGGCCCGGCAGCTGGTGTCGCCGGTGAAGTGGGAGCAGACGTTGCACGAGATCTACGAAAGGGCCCGGGGCCTGGGCTTCCCCCACACGTACGAGCTGGGGCCCGGGAGGCAGCTGGGGGCCACACTGCAGAAGTGCAACATGAAGGCGTTTCAAAGCTACACCCATGTCGACGTGGCGTTGCCAGAAGATGGCCAAGGTGATGAATGA
- the rap1b gene encoding ras-related protein Rap-1b has product MMREYKLVVLGSGGVGKSALTVQFVQGIFVEKYDPTIEDSYRKQVEVDGQQCMLEILDTAGTEQFTAMRDLYMKNGQGFALVYSITAQSTFNDLQDLREQILRVKDTDDVPMILVGNKCDLEDERVVGKEQGQNLARQWNSCAFLESSAKSKINVNEIFYDLVRQINRKTPVPGKPRKKSNCQLL; this is encoded by the exons ATGATGCGTGAGTACAAGTTGGTGGTCCTCGGCTCTGGAGGCGTCGGCAAGTCCGCTCTG ACTGTCCAGTTTGTTCAAGGGATTTTCGTGGAGAAGTATGATCCCACAATAGAAGACTCATACAGAAAG CAAGTGGAGGTTGATGGACAACAGTGTATGTTGGAGATCCTGGACACTGCAGGAACG GAACAATTCACAGCCATGAGGGACCTGTACATGAAGAACGGCCAGGGCTTCGCACTAGTATACTCCATAACTGCACAGTCCACCTTCAACGACCTGCAGGACTTGCGAGAACAGATCCTGCGAGTTAAAGACACCGACGAC GTGCCGATGATCCTGGTGGGGAACAAGTGTGATCTGGAGGATGAGCGGGTGGTGGGGAAGGAGCAGGGCCAGAACCTGGCCCGCCAGTGGAACAGCTGTGCCTTCCTGGAGTCCTCCGCAAAGTCCAAGATTAACGTCAACGAG ATCTTCTATGACCTGGTCCGACAAATCAACAGGAAAACCCCAGTACCTGGAAAACCGCGCAAAAAGTCCAACTGTCAGCTGCTCTAA